The following is a genomic window from Bacteroidales bacterium.
TAGACAGATAACTAAATAGTGTCCTGAAAAACTTTATATTGTCCTGAGTGTTATATAATAGTTAAGAAAAAAATATCAACATATAATGAATGAATTCGACGTTAAAGCCGCTGAATGGGATAAAAATCCCATGCATTGGGACCGCTCTGAAGCTATAGCTAATGAGATAAAGAAGCTTATTCCGCTTAATAATAAAATGAAAGCTCTTGAATATGGTGCAGGTACTGGTATCACCAGTTTTTTACTTAAAGACCATCTTAGGGAAATCATTCTTATGGATAATTCAACCGAAATGGTCAGGATAATGAATGAGAAGATAGAAGCCAGTAAAGTTAAGAATATGACTGCCCTGAATTTTGATCTTGAACATAATGACTATAGAAGTAGCAAATTCGATATCATATTTACCCAAATGGTTCTTCATCATGTAATGAATATTGATGCTATTCTGGGAAGATTCCAGACTTTGCTTAATCCGGGCGGCTATCTTGCAATTGCAGATCTCTTTTCCGAAGATGGTTCTTTTCACGGAGAAGGATTTGAAGGACACAATGGTTTTGATGTAGAGGATCTTTCGGGGAAGCTCGACAAACACAACTTCAAAAAAATCAATCATAAAGAATGCTTCGTAATTAACAGGAAAATATCAGATAGTGTGACAAGAAACTATCCAGTATTTATAATGACTGGCTTTAAGCCGGCAAGTTAACTTACAGTTTTACTTCTTTAAAGTATAATAAAGAACTTTTAACTGAATATTTATTTGCATTATGAACGTAGGTTCATTATATTTGTAAAAAAGATCAGCTATGAGAGCTTCTTTATTTGTTAAAGTGTTTTTTGTGCTGCCATTAATTCTATTCATCGATTACATATTAATGGCACTATTAGGTTGTACGACTTGTCTTTTAGGATTTGGTGAAGATTTTTACTGTGATTCCTTTTGTCTCGCCGGGAAAATAATTTTAGCTTTGTCTGCAATATTTTTTGGGTATCTGATATATGCCGATATTAAAGCTATCCTGAAATCAAAAAAACATGGCTCGTCCGCAAAAAAGCAGGAAAATTTCTAATCCTCCAATAATGAAGGGATTTAAGCCCTATGGCATTCCGATGTGTAAAATTGAACCGGTAATCCTGAAATATGAAGAATTCGAAAGCATAAGGCTGGTAAACTATGATAATTTGCCTCAGGATAAAGCAGCAGAACAGATGAATATTTCGCGACCTACTTTTACACGAATTTATAATAAGGCGTTAAAACTTATTGCAAAGTCATTTGTAGAAGGCAAAGCAATTGAGATAGAGGGTGGCAATTATGAGTTTGAGAAAGATTGGTACCGTTGTAAGAAGTGCTACAAGCTGATAGAAGGATTAGAGAACCACTTCAGATGCGACGGGTGCACCACATTCGGGGAGAATGAATTACTTAGAATAAACTAACAATAAAATAAAAACAATAATATGAAAATTGCAGTTCCGGTAACAAGAGATAACCAGATAGATGGACATTTTGGCCATTGTGAGTCCTATAGCGTATTCACAATAAACAACAAAAAAGAAATAACTGAAAAAAAGAATGTGGAGTCTCCTCAGGGATGTGGTTGCAAATCCAATATCGCGTCAGTACTTGCAGATGATGGCGTATCAATAATGCTTGCCGGAGGTATTGGCGGCGGAGCAATCAATGTTCTTAACAGCAGCGGGATAGATGTTATTCGTGGCTGCTCAGGTGATGCCACCGAAGTTGTAAAACTCTATCTGAAAGGATTGGTTGAAGATAGCGGAAGCAGTTGTCATCAGCACCAGGCACACCATGGCCATGGCCACGATCATGACCATGAACATGGACATCAGTGCAACCATAACTAACTTAAGATAAAACGCAGGGACTATACAGCTCGATTTACGAATCCGGAAAAATGTAACACCTGTTTACTGACATACCATTATCGCGTATCAGAACAATTTGTGTATCCGCTTGTTTAATATCTAAAATATGCAATATATAATTTACTAAATGGAAATTACTTTTGAGGGAGGAAAGGTAGTAACTGCCTTCACCCATGGTCATACAATAAGAACTGATCAGCCACTCGATAATGGAGGGGAAAATTCAGCGCCATCACCATTTGATCTGTTCCTGGCTTCAATAGGAACATGTGCCGGTATTTATGTGAAATCATTCTGTGATAAAAGACATATTCCATCAGAAGGAATTAAGCTGATACAAAAGACTATTTATGATGAGGTGACAGACCTTCCTACAAGTATTAGTATAGACATTCAGGTCCCTGAAGGATTTCCCGACAAGTACCTTAATTCGCTTATAAGTGTTGCTGAATTGTGCAAGGTGAAAAAGACAATGCTTAACCCTCCTGTATTTGAAATAGTAACTTCAAAAAGATAGATATATGAAAATTGCTGTACCAGTTTCAAAAGATAACAAGATAGAAGCCCATATCGGTAATTGTGAATACTATAATGTATTTTCAATAACAGAAAATAAACAGATAAAAGACATAACGAGTATAGAGTCGCAGGGAGGATGCGGATGCAGTACCGATATTGCCAGTGTCCTGGCAGCTGACGGAGTTTCAACTGTAATCGCAGCAGGAATCGGAGGTGGTTCAACCAGAGCCTTTAATAAAAGCGGTATTAATGTTATAGGTGGTTGTTCGGGAGATTCAACAGAGGTTGTTAATCTTTATCTTTCAGGATTGATTGAAGACAAGGGAAGCAGCTGTCACAAACACCAGCCGCATCAACATGAAGAGAAACATGCAGCGCATCGTGTACCTGAAATAGTTGGGATTCATACAAAAGAACATAGTTGTGGTTGCGGCCATGGGAGTGGCAGTTCCTGCCATAACTAATGTTGCCCCCTGCCCCCTAAAGGGGGTTCTTTAAGTCCCCTTTAGTGGTCCCGATAGCTATCGGGATAGGGGCAAAATTTATTCTTTCTTTCTGGTACTCAAACCAAAAGGAAGGTAAAGCGGACAAAAACTTATAAAACTTGTCAGCACAAAAACCGCTGCCAAAGCTAACAGTACATATGCCAGAGTTCCTGTAATTACGTTTGTAAAAAATAGTAAAACCACGACTGCTGCAATCAGTATCCTGACTGATTTGTCAATTGTTCCCATGTTCTTTTTCATAATACTTCTTTTTGTAATTAATTTTTAAACTAATCCAGCTCTTTTGCGATAGCCATTGCTGCGATTGTCCCGTCAGCAACTGCCGTTGTTATTTGCCTGTATTTCTTGCTTATAACGTCTCCTACTGCATAAACACCATCAACACTTGTCCTCATGTCTTCATTTGTCTTGATATAACCCCATTTATCAAGTTCGAGTTTATCTCTGAACAAATCGATGTTGGGTTTCATACCTATGAAGATGAAGACTCCATCACTAAACAGTTTTTGTCTGGCTTTTGTTTTGACATTTTCAATTTCAGTGACGATTTTATCGCCATCGCGGGTAAATGATCTTGGCTCATTCTCAAACAGGACTGAGATCTTAGGATTAGACAATACTTTATCCTGGGCCAGCTTATTAGCTGTAAATTTATCAAACTGATGAACAATTGTAAGCTTCGTTGCAAAACGTGTAATATATTCAGATTCCTCAATTGCCGAGTTACCACCTCCTATTACAATGGCTTCTTTTCCGTCGAAGTATTTGGCATCGCAGGTAGCGCAATAAGAGATCCCTTTACCTTTTAACTCTTTTTCTCCCGGTGCGCCGGTAAGATTAGGAGTTGTACCTGTTGCAATAATTATTTTCTTTGCTTTAACAGTCTCATACTCATCAATAATTACCTCTTTTTTATCAAGGTCAACTCTTGTAATATCAACAGCAACTTTATATATTGTTCCGCAAAGCTTTGTCTGCTCGCTCATATTATGTGAAAGCATATAGCCTGCCTGTGGTTCAATAAACCCGGGATAATTAGATACTGAATGTGTTGTTGCAACGTTTCCTCCCGGTAATGCTATGTCGATCAATACTGTATTAATTTTAGACTGGCACAGATAAAGTCCCGCTGTTAATCCGCCGGGGCCCGCGCCAAGAATGATAACATCAAACTCAGATACCGTTGGTTTAATTTTCGCTTTGATACTTGCTACCTTATCAGCAGGAAGCAGATTATCGAGATTCCGGATAATATCTATTCTTTTTACTCCGCCCGTGAGTCTTTCTCCGACTTCTTTTCCGTTATCATAGAATAACAAAGTTGGAGACGACTTAACTCCAAGCTTATCAGCAAGTTCACGGTTTCCCTGACGAAAAATCTTCAGAAATTTAATATCATTACCATATAGTGTGGAAAGATCCTCAAATTTCGATGCGAGGGCTTCACAAGGCGGACATTCTGTTGAATAAAAGTCAAGCACAACTTTGCCTGAATGCAATACTTCTGCATCAAATTCTGATGAATTTATTGTTTTCATTTTTGTAAAAATTGGTGTAATTGATTATTCTGCTGTGTTTTCAATATAAGCTGAGAATCCTAATTCAAGCAGCTCTTTTACCGGACGGCAATCTGTTGAGCAAATTTTGCCGGTCCTGTTTTTTGCCACCGATCCGCATCCCCCTCCACAGGCGAGCTGAACAGAGCATTCTTTACATTCGGGGATAGCTGTTACATCACGTCTTTCCCATTGGTCTATCAGGTCAGATTTCCGACTAACCACAGGATAAAAAGTACCAAGCGATTCATCTGACTTCCCTACTGTTGCAGTACAGGAATAAATCTGTCCTGTGTAATCAAAGGCCCATTCTGTTTTGCAGGCTGGACAAGCATCAAATAAAGGATCGGGCAGTTCTCCGTTCTCGGAAAGGAATTTTGCTACCGAATATGCGGGTTTATAGAACTCCACAATCTGCGGATGCTTCTTAGTAAGTTCATATATACTTTCATACAGCGACACCCTGTCGAAAAGCATATCAGGTGAAGATTGACAATGATGAAGCTCATAGTTGCGGCCGATCTGGGTTTTAAAGTACGGACTTTTTGTCCAGCCTTTATCAATTGCGAACTGAGCCAGATCAGGAAGATTATTAATATTCTCTTTATCGGCAACCATACGGAGATTTACATCGATATGGTTATCGATGCATGAGTCAATGCCTCTGACTATCCTGCTGAATGTGCCCTCTCCGCCCTTAAGAAAACGACGGTTATTATGAACTGATTCTGTTCCGTCGAGAGTAACCTGAACTTCTCTTATTTTGCCGGACTTAAGAATATCCGAATACTCTTCAAGGGAATATCCGTTAGTTACAAAACTGACTTCAAGATCTGCCTCAGCAGATTTCTTCAGTAAATAACTAATAAGCTCTTTTTGTTTAGGACTACCAAGAAGAGGTTCCCCGCCAAAAACAGTTATATACTTTTTACGCCCGGCAAACTCCCTTCTTACATAGTCAAAGAACGCATCTGTAATGTCGTTGCTTAGTTCCAGGTGAGGATTATTGTATTGATCCTGGTAGCAATAGGTACAGGCAAAGTTGCAACTGTAGTTGGTAACAAAGAAAATCTGAATTTCATCCTTGTCCCGTGAATCTATAAAATCGAGGTACCTGCTCCTGTAGAGTTTTGTCTCTTCAGGCTCTTCAATCAGATAACCTTTTTCTGTCAACTCATTTATAATCTCTTCCCCTGAACCAGGCTCACCTTTACGTATCGCCTCAATTTTTTCAGCATCACTTCCCGTAAGAATATCAGCGTTACCTGTGAGAAGGTTAATGATGAAGTAATTCTCAGAATCCCTGATTTTCGAAAAAATATTGTACTTTGAGTATCGCATTAAGTTTAGTCGTGACAGCCAACAACTGTTTTAGATGTTTTTGCACAGCACTGTGCCACTTTAGCCTGCTTTCTGTTTTCTTTCTTTTTAATTACGCTTTTCATAATTCTGATTAATTTTTAATTAATAAAATTTCATTTATAGCTCTTAACATATTCTCCCTCGACATAAAACCCATCGATGCACGGGGCATCCCTTCTGACGGGATAAACAGAAGCGTTGGCAAGCCTGTTATGCCCAATCCCTGTGCAAGCATCTTTTCTTTCTCAGTATCCACCTTATACACTGCAATTTTTCCTGAATATTCATCTGCAATTGAATCTACAAGAGGAGAAAGTTGGCGGCAGGGGGCACACCAGTCAGCATAAAAGTCGATTATTACCGGTTTGTCACCTTCAAACTTCCACTCTTTATTTAACTCATAATTGAATACCAATTTTTTAAATTCAGCATCTGTTAACTGTTTCACAGAACTCTCTTTTGAATCAGTTTTTCCCTGATTTTCAGACTTACAATTTATGAAAAACAAAGAAGAAACTATTACTGCAAGGAAGATTTTATTTCTCATATTTAACAGTTTTACTAATTAATTTTTACAACCGCAATCTGTTTTCCCGGATGGTTTCTCTCCGGCAATTGTCCAGCTTGAAACCCTTGTTTTACCCTTTTCATAAGGGGCAGACTCTTCAATTATCTGAATATTATTAAAACCTGCATTTTTCAGTTGAGAAAGATATTCATCACGTGTAACCGATCCTGCCCAGCACTCTGAAATAGCTACAGGGTCATTTCTATACTCTTCAGGCACAGGTTCAATCGCATAAATATCGCTGATAACAAAACGGCCTCCGTTTTTCAGGATCCTGTATATTTCGTTCCAGACGAGTTGCTTATCAGTAGCATGATTTATTGTACAATTTGAGATTACCAGATCGGCCAGATTGTCTTTTAAATTAATCTTTTCAAGAGGACTTTGAACAAATTCGACATTTGATATTCCAAGCTGGCTGGCAGTATTGGCAGCTTTTCTTATCATGCCATCTGAAATATCAATTCCATAAACGAAACCATCTTTGCCTACTGTTTCAGATAATCTTATTACATCGGTTCCCCTGCCACTACCCAAATCAACACAAACTTCACCTGTGCTGGCACCTGAATAATTTATTGCTCCGCCACATGAAAGACAGCAGGATGATTCTGCCAGTTCAGTATATCTTTTATTTATTGCTTCGTATTCCATCTTATAATTCTTACTTTCCAAACCGTGAACATGGACTACCAGTAACAAAAAATCCCAATAAGCCCCCGAAGAACATTGAATTTAAAGTATCACCGGTAAATTCAAACGGGATTGGTCTGGCTTCAATAAAAACATTATATAAAAACCCTAAAGTTACTCCAATTAACACTCCAAGAAAAGGCTTCCAGAAATACCAGGTTGAAAAAAACTCTTTCACACTTTTTGGTCTGGGTGTTACTTTACAACTTGATTCCATATTTACATATCTATATATTTCGATGCAAAGATAATCAGAAATATTTAAATCGCAATAATATCACCTGAATCTTTTTATTATCACTTGCAATTTGTATCTTTGCCGTACAAATTCCTGATAATGGGTAAGATATTCAAGACGGACCTTAATGAGAAGCAACTGGAAGAGCTCTTCAGCAGTGATGAAAAGTGCTATGAGTTCCTAGCAGAAGTGAAATGGGGCGACGGTTTTATCTGCAGGAAATGCGGAAATACAAATTATTGTCAGGGAAAGACTCCGCATTCAAGACGATGTACAAAATGCAAAACAGAGGAATCCTCCTCTGCCGGCACTATCTTTCACAACTGCAAATTCCCCATCAGTAAAGCATTTTATATAGCCTACAATGTATGTAAGGGTAAAGAAGATCTGTCTACCTACGAATATGCCAGAAGGCTTGCATTACGACAGATGACATGCTGGAATTTCAAAACCAAGATCCAGCAGGCTCTCATACATATGGAATCTCTTACTGATATTGAAAAATCATCAATAGAAAAAATACTCTCTTAATACTTCGATACATAATTAGAATGCCTTTGAGATTCTTCGTGTATCCCTTTGTGCCCTATGTGGTAAAAAAAGACTTAACCACTAAGGATCACAAAGGAAGGCTCAAAGGAACACAATGGGAAGAAATATTATTTATCAGTTACTGACTTAACTATTTCAAAAGTCTCATCCGACGCGTCCTTCATTACACCGGCAATCTCAGAAGGTAATCCTGAAGCCAGATCACCTGCATTTATTAAGCTGACATAGGTGTGTCCGTTGTCCTTCTCATAAACAGAGATCCTGCAGGGCATCATAACCGATATAATCCTCTCATCATTCAGCTCCAGCATTTTTCCTGAATACTGGGGTTTGCATATTTCGATAACCTTTACCGGTTTCACTTCTTTGCCTGATTTTGCCAGAGAAAGCTGCAGATCGTGAACAGCAGGGACTTTCCATTCCCTGCGTTCCGCCTCTGCAACAAGCAAATCAACTGTCTTCTCAAACTTAAATTTACTCTGATGTTCAATAACCAATCGATTTGTCTTCATAAGTAAAAATTTTAAATTATATGCATATTTATCAGCTGCTCAAATAATTCCTGCTTTCCGCTTTTGGTTTCAGGCTCGCCTATTTCATGGGCAATGTCGCGGAGCTTTTCAAGGGTTAATTTACCCTTTTCAAAATCTTTTCCCGGACCTTTATCAAATGATTCGTATCTCTTCTTCCTGAGCTTAAGATAATCGCTGTCCTTCAGTATCTTATCAGCTATAACCAGTGCGCGTGCAAAAGTATCCATACCACTGATATGGGCTATAAAGATATCTTCTGCATCGGTTGAATTACGACGGATTTTTGCATCAAAATTTATGCCTCCGGTTGTAAATCCTCCTGCCTGAAGAATAACCATCATTGCTTCAGTTATCTCATATATATTTGTAGGGAATTCATCCGTATCCCAGCCATTCTGATAGTCACCTTTGTTGGCATCAATACTTCCCAGCAAACCGGCATCGGCAGCTACCTGCAACTCATGCTGGAAAGTATGTCCTGCGAGAGTGGCATGATTAACTTCGATATTCATTTTAAAGTCCTTATCCAGTCCATGTTCGCGCAGAAAGCCTATTATTGTTGCCACATCGAAATCGTACTGATGTTTAGAAGGTTCCATTGGCTTCGGTTCCACAAGGAAGGTACCTTTAAAACCAATTTTTCTTCCATAGTCACGGGCCATGGAAAGCATCATCCCCATATGTTCAAGCTCTCTTTTCATATTTGTATTATGGAGGCTCATATAACCTTCCCGCCCGCCCCAGAATACATAATTCTCACCTCCAAGAGCAACAGTAGCAGCGATTGCATTTCTGAGCTGAACACCTGCATTGGCAACAACATTAAAATCGGGATTTGTTGCTGCGCCGTTCATATATCTTGGATTAGAGAAGAGGTTTGCAGTTCCCCAAAGAAGTTTTACTCCTGTCTGCTCCTGCATCTTTTTGATAACTGGAATAATTTTATCAAGACGCTTCTCTATCTCGAAAACTGAGCCATCTCCAACAACATCAGTATCGTGAAAACAGTAATATCCGGCACCTATTTTCGTAATAAACTCAAAGGCAGCATCGAGTCTTTGTTTCGTTTTGTCATCATTTGATGCATCTTTCCACGGATAGATTCTTGTTGCATTGCCGAAAGGATCAGAACCGTCTCCGCAGAACGAATGCCAATAAGCAATAGCAAAACGAAGATGATCTTTCATCTTTTTGCCACCTATTTTCTCTTCAGGATTATACCATCTGAATGCCAGTGGATTTTTTGATTTTTTCCCTTCATACTCAATTTTCCCTATTCCGGGGTATACTTCTTTTTTTCCTTTGTAAATCATATATCTGTTTTTTAAAATGAGACTTAAGAAATCCGTTAAACACAAAGTTCGCAAAGATTTGCGCAAAGTGCGCAAAGAAAAAGTACTATTTTAAAGATCTTCAAGTAAATCTTTCCATTTATTATATGCTTCTTCAAATATCTCCAATCCCGAAGATGCAGGCTCGGTAACTCCCAGTGCATTAAGTCCTTTAAATGCCTCTTTTTCAGAAGTATAATATCCGCATCCGATTCCGGCTCCCCGTGCTGCTCCGATAGAACCGTCAGTATTGTAAAGATGAATTGCTGTACCTGTAATATTAGATAAGGTCTCCCTGAAAATTTTACTGAGGAACATATTAGCCTCTCCTGCTCTTATAACCTGGGGATCAATTCCTGTTTCCTTCATAATATCGAGTCCGTACCTGAATGAAAAGGCAATTCCTTCCTGTGCTGCCCTGAAAAGGTGAGCAGTTGAATGAGAGTTGAAATTCAATCCGGCAAAATGAGCACCTGATTCCTTGTTTCCAAGCATTCTTTCCGATCCGTTGCCAAACGGGAGAATAGTCAATCCGTCTGATCCGGGGGGAACTTGAGATGCCAGTTCATTCATCTGATTATAAGAGAGGGTATTGCCTGTATTTCTCCTCAACCATGAATTAAGTATTCCTGTTCCGTTGATACATAATAACACACCCAGCCTTGTATCTGTATGTGAGTGATTAACATGCAGAAAAGTATTAACCCTTGAATGTGGATCATATTTCTTCTGATCTGTAACTCCATAAATTACTCCTGATGTACCTGCCGTTGCAGCAACTTCACCCGGATTAAGAACATTTAGCGAAAGGGCATTATTTGGCTGGTCACCTGCACGGTATGAAACAGGGATACCTTCAGGCAATCCTAATTCAGATGCGACTGATTTCAACAATCCCCCTTGCGATGAAAATGAAGAATAGGCTGCCGGCAGAATTCCCGGATCAAATTCGAAATATTTCATCAGTTCAGCAGATACCCTGTTTTCGGAAATATCCCAGAACATACCTTCTGAAAGTCCGGTAAAAGAAGTACTTATTTCACCGGTAAGCCTCATTGCAATATAATCGCCGGGGAGCATAATCTTGTGGATTTTACTGAACAGATCAGGTTCGTTTTCTTTTACCCATGCGAGCTTTGAAGCTGTGAAATTACCCGGAGAATTGAGCAGATGAGAGAGACAATATTCCCTTGTAAGAGAAATCAGAGCCACTTCACCATACCCGACAGCCCGGCTATCGCACCAAATTATTGAAGGTCGTAATACATTCTGATTTTTGTCGATTGCTACCAGACCATGCATCTGGTATGATATACCTATTGCACCTATTTCGTTTTTTTTTTGCCCCAGCTGTGTTGTACAGTCACTGATTGCCGCTTTGAGGTTTGTCCACCAGACTTCAGTCTCCTGCTCAGCCCATCCGGGTTTAAGGGCAATTATCTTCATTTCATCTTTTGGGCAGAATGCTGTTGCCAGACATTTACCTGAATCACCGTCAATTACAGAAGCCTTTACTGATGAGCTTCCCAAGTCTATCCCAAGTAATAACATAGTATAAAATATTAATTCTTCTCTGTGTTACTCTGTGCCTTCTCTGTGGAACTCTGTGTCAGTTCTTATTTTTTTGTTACACAGAGAGACACAGAGAATACACAGAGAGACACTGAGATCAAAAATAGTTAAAACTTGCTACCAATTGAACATAGTCCCGTCAGATTTTCTGTTTACCGGAAGACGGGCCATTGAGTAAGGGAATTTTGCAGCAGCTTTTTCGTCAATATCCACCCCTATCCCTGGAGTATCATCAATAGTGAGGAATCCGTCATCAAACCTGTAGTTGGTTTTAAATACCTCATTTACAACATCCTGATGAGGCATATATTCAAGAATCCCGAAATTATTAACGGCAGTGTTGAAATGTACTGAAGCAGCCAGGTTCACCGGTGACAGGTCAGTGGCTCCATGAAAACCCGTATTGATATGATAAACAGAAGCCATGGCTGCAACCTTTAGAAGATGAGTTACCCCTCCTCCATGTACCAGAGGCATTCTTACATAGTCGATAAGCTGTTCAGTAAAAAGAGTCGAATAATCATAAATTGAGTTAAAAACTTCTCCTATAGCAATTGGTGTAGCAGAGTGTTTCCTGATAAGCCTCAGTCCTTCCTGCAGCTCACCTGCAACAGGGTCCTCCAGCCAGAAAAGATGATATGGTTCGAGTTCTTTTGCGAGACGTGCTGCCTCAACAGGAGTGCATCTGTGATGGACATCATGCAAAAGATGAATATTATCACCAAAAACTTCCCTGGCTTTTTCAAATAATGAAGGGATAAAGTTCAGGTACTTTGAAGTATCCCAGGATTCTTCCTGGGGTATACCTTTATGAGCAGGTTCATATGATTTATTATCCTTAGCCACACCATATGTATGCTCAATACCAGGAACCCCTGACTGAATACGTACAGCTTTAAATCCCTTTTCTATTTCCTTTCCTGCCTTTTCAATTGTTTCGTTAAGATTCTTACCATTTGCATGACAATAAACCAAAACTTTCTCCCGGCTCTTTCCGCCGATCAGATTATATAAAGGGGTGTTAAGAACCTTCCCTTTAATATCCCAGAGTGCCATATCAATTGCAGATACAGCGGTCATCGAAACAGCACCTCTTCTCCAGTAGACACCCCTGTAGAAATAGTTCCATATATCCTCGGTATTGCGCGGATCGCGTCCGATAAGAGAGGGTATACAATAGTCTTCGAGGTAGGAAGCAACAGACTTCTCCATGCCGTTCAGCGTAGCATCACCTAATCCGTATACGCCCTCGTCAGTATAAATCTTAAGGGTAACAAAATTTCTCCCCGGAGAACAAACAATAACCTTTGCATCAGTAATTTTCACAATGATTTTATTATAAATTAGTTAATATTTAAATCCCCCCTCTTTATTTCATCCCTTCTCCTCTTCTCCCACTTCCCCCTTTCATGTTATTGAGCCATTGCGCCATTACGCCCTTGTGCCATTGCGCCATTACGCCTTTACGCCTTTGTGCCCTTGCGCCTTTCTTAAAACCCAATCGAATTTCCCCCGTCAACCGGCAGAATGACCCCGGTGATAAATGACGCTGACGGTGAAACAAGAAAATAAGCAGCATCTGCCACTTCTTCAGGTTTACCAAGCCGTCCTAACGGAGTTCTTGAGAGTACTTTCTTTTTGCGTTCAGGATCTTTTTCAAGAGCAAGTGTCGACATATTGGTTTTAATGAATCCGGGGGCAAGACAGTTTACCCTGATTTTATACTGAGCAAGCTCAACAGCCATTGCCCTGGTCATGCCTTCAATAGCTGATTTTGAAGCTGTATAGGCAATTACATTCGGAAGTCCGTATTGCGACGCCATTGAACTGATATTAAGAATTACACCGGTGCACTGTTTCTGCATAATACCTGCCACTTCTCTTGTCAGGCTGAACATTGCTGTCTGATTTGTAAGGATAACCTTCTGATATTCTTCATCGCTTACCTCAGCAATTGCCTTCTTCAGGTGCATTCCGGCGTTATTTACAAGAATATCAATATTCCCGTGTTTTTTATGGATTTCTTTGATAACACCCGGTAATTCAGAGAGTTCTGCAAGATCACACCCGACAAAGTCAGACAACTCCCCGAGTGTTTCACAAGCCAGCTTAAGCTTTGTCTTATCTCTTCCGATAAGGATTACTTTAATACCATTCTGCACAAACTTTTTTGCAATTGCAAAACCTATTCCCGAAGCTCCGCCAGTAATTATTGCAATTCTGAATTTACTATCGCTTGTCATACT
Proteins encoded in this region:
- a CDS encoding class I SAM-dependent methyltransferase; this translates as MNEFDVKAAEWDKNPMHWDRSEAIANEIKKLIPLNNKMKALEYGAGTGITSFLLKDHLREIILMDNSTEMVRIMNEKIEASKVKNMTALNFDLEHNDYRSSKFDIIFTQMVLHHVMNIDAILGRFQTLLNPGGYLAIADLFSEDGSFHGEGFEGHNGFDVEDLSGKLDKHNFKKINHKECFVINRKISDSVTRNYPVFIMTGFKPAS
- a CDS encoding DUF134 domain-containing protein, whose translation is MARPQKSRKISNPPIMKGFKPYGIPMCKIEPVILKYEEFESIRLVNYDNLPQDKAAEQMNISRPTFTRIYNKALKLIAKSFVEGKAIEIEGGNYEFEKDWYRCKKCYKLIEGLENHFRCDGCTTFGENELLRIN
- a CDS encoding NifB/NifX family molybdenum-iron cluster-binding protein; its protein translation is MKIAVPVTRDNQIDGHFGHCESYSVFTINNKKEITEKKNVESPQGCGCKSNIASVLADDGVSIMLAGGIGGGAINVLNSSGIDVIRGCSGDATEVVKLYLKGLVEDSGSSCHQHQAHHGHGHDHDHEHGHQCNHN
- a CDS encoding dinitrogenase iron-molybdenum cofactor biosynthesis protein gives rise to the protein MKIAVPVSKDNKIEAHIGNCEYYNVFSITENKQIKDITSIESQGGCGCSTDIASVLAADGVSTVIAAGIGGGSTRAFNKSGINVIGGCSGDSTEVVNLYLSGLIEDKGSSCHKHQPHQHEEKHAAHRVPEIVGIHTKEHSCGCGHGSGSSCHN
- a CDS encoding DUF2892 domain-containing protein, with amino-acid sequence MKKNMGTIDKSVRILIAAVVVLLFFTNVITGTLAYVLLALAAVFVLTSFISFCPLYLPFGLSTRKKE
- a CDS encoding FAD-dependent oxidoreductase, which produces MKTINSSEFDAEVLHSGKVVLDFYSTECPPCEALASKFEDLSTLYGNDIKFLKIFRQGNRELADKLGVKSSPTLLFYDNGKEVGERLTGGVKRIDIIRNLDNLLPADKVASIKAKIKPTVSEFDVIILGAGPGGLTAGLYLCQSKINTVLIDIALPGGNVATTHSVSNYPGFIEPQAGYMLSHNMSEQTKLCGTIYKVAVDITRVDLDKKEVIIDEYETVKAKKIIIATGTTPNLTGAPGEKELKGKGISYCATCDAKYFDGKEAIVIGGGNSAIEESEYITRFATKLTIVHQFDKFTANKLAQDKVLSNPKISVLFENEPRSFTRDGDKIVTEIENVKTKARQKLFSDGVFIFIGMKPNIDLFRDKLELDKWGYIKTNEDMRTSVDGVYAVGDVISKKYRQITTAVADGTIAAMAIAKELD
- a CDS encoding radical SAM protein; protein product: MRYSKYNIFSKIRDSENYFIINLLTGNADILTGSDAEKIEAIRKGEPGSGEEIINELTEKGYLIEEPEETKLYRSRYLDFIDSRDKDEIQIFFVTNYSCNFACTYCYQDQYNNPHLELSNDITDAFFDYVRREFAGRKKYITVFGGEPLLGSPKQKELISYLLKKSAEADLEVSFVTNGYSLEEYSDILKSGKIREVQVTLDGTESVHNNRRFLKGGEGTFSRIVRGIDSCIDNHIDVNLRMVADKENINNLPDLAQFAIDKGWTKSPYFKTQIGRNYELHHCQSSPDMLFDRVSLYESIYELTKKHPQIVEFYKPAYSVAKFLSENGELPDPLFDACPACKTEWAFDYTGQIYSCTATVGKSDESLGTFYPVVSRKSDLIDQWERRDVTAIPECKECSVQLACGGGCGSVAKNRTGKICSTDCRPVKELLELGFSAYIENTAE
- a CDS encoding thioredoxin fold domain-containing protein — encoded protein: MRNKIFLAVIVSSLFFINCKSENQGKTDSKESSVKQLTDAEFKKLVFNYELNKEWKFEGDKPVIIDFYADWCAPCRQLSPLVDSIADEYSGKIAVYKVDTEKEKMLAQGLGITGLPTLLFIPSEGMPRASMGFMSRENMLRAINEILLIKN
- a CDS encoding methyltransferase domain-containing protein is translated as MEYEAINKRYTELAESSCCLSCGGAINYSGASTGEVCVDLGSGRGTDVIRLSETVGKDGFVYGIDISDGMIRKAANTASQLGISNVEFVQSPLEKINLKDNLADLVISNCTINHATDKQLVWNEIYRILKNGGRFVISDIYAIEPVPEEYRNDPVAISECWAGSVTRDEYLSQLKNAGFNNIQIIEESAPYEKGKTRVSSWTIAGEKPSGKTDCGCKN